The Helianthus annuus cultivar XRQ/B chromosome 15, HanXRQr2.0-SUNRISE, whole genome shotgun sequence genomic sequence AAAAGGCGTGGAGGTGGAAAAACCCGTTGAGCCCTCGCCCACCGACGCCTCTGTTCAAACTGCGCAGGTAACTTCTGCTGGAGAAACTGGTCCAGCGACTAAGGAGCAgactgctgctgctggttttgctGCTGGCCAAGCTGGTGCGTGGAGGCCCGGTGCAACGTCTCACTCTCCTATCGGCCCAATGGACATTTTGGGAGACGTTTATTACAAATCCTATACTGAGGAAAGCCGAGGAGAAGCGCTGCATCAGCCGCCATGGGGCTTGAAACAGAAAGATACTTTCCTGGAGTTCGCGCCTTGCCGAGACTGGCTTCTTAACTCCATTCCTCCTGGTGAGGTTAATCGCCAAAGGGAGCAAACCCACAGCGCGCTCTATCATGCTTACGTTGTTGGTGAAGTCAACACCCGCGCTGCTAACCATCAGATCGTTCGCGAGTGGCGGACCGTGGTTAGGGAAAGGGAAGAGTGGGAGAAGTACCGTGAGCGGTTGCTGAGGCAAGTGAAAACTTTTGAGAAATCGAAGGCCGCCTTTGACGAGGAGAAGGCGAAGTTTGAAACAGACAAAAAGGCTGAGGAGTGGGGCCGTGAAGGCCTTAAAGGCAAACTCCGTGCCGCTGAAGAGCTCCTCTCAAAGGAACGTGCCGATTGGAAGGCTATTTGTGCAAAGGATAACGAGCGCATGTATGCGGCTCACTCCAAGATCACCGAACTTGAAGGTCAAGTTGCGGATCTGAAGAAGAAGGTGGAGGATGCGCAAGCTGTGAAGGAACAGGCTGAGGTATGTTAACTGTCCCTTCTTGCTTATGCTTCAGTTTGTAAAAAATTCTCTAATTCTTATTTTTTATAGGCTGAGCTTAAGGCGCAAATTTCTGGCAAGGATAGAGATCTATCTGACAAGGACGTTGAAATCGctgaattgaagcgtcgtttgCACGAGCAGATTGAAAGGAGTGAGTCCTTGGAGATTGATCTTGAAGCTGAGAAGTACAAAGCTGCTACTGCCGAGGAAGCCAAGCGTAAGGCCGAGGAGGCGCGAGACATTAGTACAACTGCTCTCAATGTGGCGCAGAACAACTATTCTGAGGCTCAAGGTATCGTTGATACTTTGGTCTCTGAAGCTGAGTGGCTGCGCAGCCGAGGAATAGCTCTGGTATGATTTCTTTCGACTTTGGCTTGATTTATTAAAACCTGTTTGTCTTATATGTTGCGTTTGTTGTAGATGGCCAACTCCGTCTTGAATGCTGGGGAGCTAGATAAAGCTGTTGCTACTTTGATAGATGCTTCGCGCGCAATTGGTCACCGGGGTGGTTACTTGGAGTGTGCGCAACATGCTTTAGAGATGTTTGGTCAAGAATTTGACACTAGTCACTGCTCTGTAACTGATCAAGCTGAGGCCGAGCTGACTCGCGCTGAACATGGTTATGATCACTCATCTCTACCGGTGATGGATTTGGTTACTGAAGCGCTGAAGCATGACGACTGGTGTCATCGGTTAAAGACCATCCTTGATCCACCACAGATGGTTGAAGTATCTGATGAGGAGGAGTTGGCAGGCGACGATAGAGAAGGTGATGATGACGGCGGAGATGGTGATCAACCTGAATAGGAATTGAAGGCTTTGTGCCTTGTAATTTGTTTAGTCTTTTGCATATATCGTGTCGCGTGGTCGCGTTTCACTTAGATCGAATGGATGATAGGTTTTATGTAACCGTTGCGCGTTTGCGCTTAtttaaatatgatgttttatgTTTATCCTGACTtgttacaattattgcactgttgttagaaactttggttaagttagcgcgaataaaCGTAAGTGTGACTCTTGTGGGAGAGTAATTGTTCGGTCTCGCGCTACGTTCGCGGAGAACCTTGGAGGCATAAACACAAGAGCTCGTAATTCACTGAtgtgttttcgtgctaatcaaaagttgaacatgcatttgtaactcGAGAAACAATGATAAAAAAGAAAACATATCGTATGCTTTCATTAATTGGGAAACAAGCGCTTAGGCCAATCATACATTGCGGATACGTAATATAAGGGGCGTTTAGCCAACATGGGAAATTAAGTAGGCGCGTGGCCAACATGAAAGAAATGGCTCATGGCCTAAAGTAGTTACATATAGCacttgcgcagttgttgcgcgttCCACGTGCGCGGGATGATATGGCCATCTAGGGTTCGCAAtttgtatgccccctttcctagcACTTCATGGAccaagtatgggccttcccatttgggtgctagtTTTCCTGGGCGTTCGGCGTTTGAAGCTTTGTTGTCACGGAAAACGTATTCTCCAggagtgaaggtacaaatgcggactctcgcattgtagtacctttccagttATGTCTTGTATTTCGCCTCCTTAATACGCGCAATCTCGCGTCTTTCCTCCAAGAGATCCAGATCGAGACGGCGCTCTGCTTCATTATCAACTGTGTTGACTACTGTCAAGCGCGGTGAGGGGAGTCCAACCTCTGCCGGGATAACTGCTTCCGAACCGTATACTAGGCTGAAAGGAGTTTCGCCTGTGCTTGTCTTCGacatggttcgatgagcccataggatacttgggagctcatctacccagcctCTTCGCTTTGTGCCCAACCGGGCTTTTATCCCCTCTACAATACTTTTGTTGACGCTTTCCACTTGGCTGTTGCCCTGAGGATGTGCAACGGACGAGAAGGTATGCTcgatcttcatttccttcatccaGATTTGAAGATCCTCTGAAGCAAAATTGGTGCCGTTGTCTGTGACGATTTTGAGTGGAAGACCAAATCTgcagatgatgtgctcccagATAAACTTGCGTACCATCATTGCAGTGGTTGATGCGAGGGCTTTGgcttccacccacttggtgaaatagtCAACAGCCACGATTATAAACTTTACGGCTCCCGGGGCATCTGGGAAAGGTCCCACCATATCAATCCCCCACTGTTGGAAAGGCCAAGCAGTGGACACTGGGATAAGATCATTTTTGGGGCGCAGGGTCTTTGGAGAATGCCGCTGACAAGAGTCACATTTGCGCAGCTCCATCAGGGCGTTGACATGCATCCCTGGCCAATAATATCCGGCGTTCATGATCTTCGCAAcaaccatgcgtggtcctgcaTGGATACCACAGATCCCTTCATTGATTTCTCTGATTAAGTAAGTCGCGTATTGGGGGTCCACGCAGCGCAATAAGGGCCCCAAGAAGGACTTCCGATATAAAATACCATCATTCATTTCATAATGCAGGGCTTTGTGTTGGATTTTCCTTGCCTCTACTTTGTTTTCGAGGAGTATCCCTTCCTGCAGATATTGGATTATAGGGGTCATCCAGGATGGCTGCCCTATTTCGATCACATTCACCTGGCGCAACAGGACTGATGGGTTTTTGAGTACTTCAATCCTTACCTCTTTCGCGAGATGCTGAAAGGAAGTGGACGCAAGCTTGCTTAGAGCGTCTGCTTGTTTGTTTTCAGAGCGATTGATGTGTACCACCCTGTATGACGTGAATTTCTGAAGCAGCTCTTTCGCTTGATCCAGATATAAGGCCATAACGTCGCCTTATGCATCATAGAATCCGTTGACTTGACTGGCGATCAAGAGTGAATCAACGTGCGCCTGCAGGTTTTTAGCTCCCATTTTAATGGCGAGGCGCAAGCCTGCCAGAAATGCCTCGTATTCTGCTTCGTTGTTGGTATTTTTAAAATCCAACCTGATAGCGTATGTAAATTCATGTTTTTCAGGGCTCACAAGGCGCAATCCTGCTTCTGCGTCGTCCTCGTTTGAGGCACCATCTGTGTATAGTAACCATAGCCCATCTGGTGTGTCTTTCGTGGGAGTTTCGACAATCTCACAATCTTTGACTTTTTCCGCTGGGACTTCTGTGATAAAGTCTACAAGGACTTGACCCTtgatggctgggcgcggcctatACAAAATGTTGTGGCCCCCCAGCTCGATCGCCCACTTCGCTAATCACCCGGATGTCTCCGGCTTTTGTAATATCGTCCAAATGTGGAAATTGGTGAGTACGGTGATAACGTGGCCCGTGAAGTAGCGGCGCAGCCTTCTGGAGGCATGTAGCAACGCTAGTACCAGTTTCTCCATCgttgaatatcttgtttctggatCTGTGAGCATTCTACTGACATAGTAGATTGGAGTCTGAACCCCGTTTCTTTCTACAAGCAATACCGAACCCACTGCCTTGTCTGATGATGACAGGTACAAAATGAGCGGCTCCTTTTCGAACGGTGCGGTCAACGTTGGGAGTTcgatcaaacactccttcatctGCTGAAATGCGCTTTCTGCCTCAGGCGTCCATCTGAACTCTTGCTTCTTTACGCAGTTGCGCAAGGTACTTATGAAAGGGtacgactttgcggcgtgatttGACAGGAAGCGGTTAAGCGTGGCTAGGCGGCCGGCTAACCTTTGCATCTCTTTGATTATTTTGGGTGATGGCATGCGCTTTATTGCTTGGACCTTTTCTGGATTCACCTTAAATCCGCCATTAGTGACTATGAAGCCCAAGAATTTCCCTTCCTCCATACCAAAGGAACATTTGGCTGGATTCAATTTCATGTTCACGCTTCTCAGTGAGTTGAAGGTTTTCTCGATGTccttcaacatttggtcctcttTAGGACTTTTTACTACCAGGTCATCGATGTAAACTTCAATGTGCTTCCCAATATCCCCAgcgaaggtcttgtccatcaGGCGCTGGTACGTGGCGCCAACGTTTTTTAGACCGAATGGCATCTTTGTATAACAGAAGATCCCGAGATCGGTCCTGAAAGCTGTCTTGTCTTCGTCTTAAAGCGTCATCTGAACCTAATGGTACCCCTTGTAACAATCCAAGAAGCACTTCCATCTGTATGGCGCGAGGGAGTCTATCTTTTTGTCGATCTCAGGCAAAGAATAGCAATCTTTagggcatgccttgttgagatcagtaTAATCAACGCACATTCGCCATCCTCCGCTCGACTTTTCCACCATTACTGGGTTCGCGACCCAACTTTGATAACGTACTTCTTGCAAGATTCCAGCTTTGAGTAGTTCACATACTTGCTCATTCATTGCTTTTGTTTTGTCTGCCCCtaagctgcgccttctttggaccttcGGTTCAACAGAGGGGTAggtgtttaagcaatgctcggtAATGTCGCGcaggacaccggtcatgtctgccggggtTCAGGCGAAGATATCCGTATTCCTGAACAGTAGTTGCTTCAGATACGTTCTGATATCTGACGAAATGGTGTGGCCTATCGTTACCGTTTGCTCTGGGTACTTACGGTTTAACACCCACTTCTCTGGCTCAGTTGTTGAAACTTTCGCCGCTTTTGTTGGGCGCAACTCTTCCGTTGACATTACTTCTTTTTTGGCATAGATGATTGCCACCCCCGTCTTGGTTGGAAACCCTATCGCTGAGTGGGGGGGTGGAAGTTACCATGTTTAGCTCGCCCTGGGTTTCTCTCCCAATCAACACATCGTGCCTcgatttgacaggcatcaccatgaagtttacgtttgttgttcttgaatgcttcccgtcagagagcgtgacGGGGAAGCTGATTTGGCCTAGTGGGAAAACCATTTCGTTGCAAAATCCAGACAACGGATAATCAACTGGCTCGAGTCTTGCTTTGTCATCTTCATCAAACTGGTTAAAACACTGTTCATAGATGATATCAGCTGTGCTTCCTGGGTCAATGAAGACATACTCCGTTTCGTAATGGCCGATAATAccggtaatgacgacgggtcGAGTGGCGTGAGGGCCGCCGCGCACTACCGGGAAAATGACCTGTTGCTCTTGCCATGAAGGTTCGCAAGGGCGCTTGCCTTTCTCTTTTGCACTGTatcttggtccgttgaccatACGGGTTTCTAGGCGCCGGACTTTCTTGTGATTTCCTTCATCATGGCGTTGAAGCTGTCGAGTTTCTTTTCGCACGTTTTTCACAAGGTGACTTAGCTTCCCGCTTTTTAGCGCTTTCTCAATCTCTTGACGTAGACTATAGCAATTA encodes the following:
- the LOC118487228 gene encoding uncharacterized protein LOC118487228 codes for the protein MLKRPRVTKVTIKPFTAPQSEKEKQKVAEKPVKEREVETKRATEKPPTGPKEPEVVATFSADKAQGLGPTPITGLDQPTFEKGKGVEVEKPVEPSPTDASVQTAQVTSAGETGPATKEQTAAAGFAAGQAGAWRPGATSHSPIGPMDILGDVYYKSYTEESRGEALHQPPWGLKQKDTFLEFAPCRDWLLNSIPPGEVNRQREQTHSALYHAYVVGEVNTRAANHQIVREWRTVVREREEWEKYRERLLRQVKTFEKSKAAFDEEKAKFETDKKAEEWGREGLKGKLRAAEELLSKERADWKAICAKDNERMYAAHSKITELEGQVADLKKKVEDAQAVKEQAEVC